A genome region from Actinopolymorpha sp. NPDC004070 includes the following:
- a CDS encoding acyl-CoA carboxylase subunit beta, with protein MTDQPLGAGEPLRPGVPVRTNGAREMAAAREATLRPTEKGAAKLADQNKLYVRERIALLVDEGTFVEDGQLANALADGLPADGVVTGRGLVDGRPVLVVANDPTVKAGSWGARTVEKIVRVTEVALRDELPIFWLVDSAGARITDQVELFPGRRGAGRIFANQVALSGKVAQICCLFGPSAAGGAYIPSFCDLVIMVESNASMYLGSPRMAEMVVGEKVSLQEMGGARMHTTVSGCGDLLAADDEEAIELAREYFSYLPATWRDQPPEFDARPPGRPFTADLVPAQDSAGYDMHVLLDALLDADSFFEVKPLYAAELIVGFGRLEGQVVGIVANNPAVRGGVLFVDSADKAARFIWLCDAFNVPLVYLADVPGFMIGSEVERQGIIRAGAKMITAVADATVPTVSVVVRKAYGAGLYAMCGPGFSPDACIALPTAKIAVMGPEAAINAVYYNRIAQIEDAQERAAYVERLRAEYEHDIDILRLASDLVIDAIVEPADLRAEIVARLAAAQTKDRRTPDKRRGVPPM; from the coding sequence GTGACTGATCAGCCCCTAGGAGCGGGTGAGCCCCTCCGGCCGGGTGTGCCCGTACGAACGAACGGCGCGCGCGAGATGGCCGCCGCCCGGGAAGCCACCCTGCGGCCCACCGAGAAGGGCGCGGCCAAGCTGGCCGACCAGAACAAGCTCTACGTCCGCGAGCGGATCGCACTGCTCGTCGACGAGGGCACGTTCGTCGAGGATGGCCAGCTCGCCAACGCGCTGGCCGACGGGCTGCCGGCCGACGGCGTGGTCACCGGGCGCGGACTGGTCGACGGGCGGCCGGTGCTGGTGGTCGCCAACGACCCCACGGTGAAGGCCGGATCCTGGGGCGCGCGGACGGTGGAGAAGATCGTGCGCGTCACCGAGGTCGCGCTGCGCGACGAGCTGCCGATCTTCTGGCTGGTCGACTCCGCGGGCGCGCGCATCACCGACCAGGTGGAGCTGTTCCCCGGCCGCCGGGGCGCGGGCCGGATCTTCGCCAACCAGGTCGCGCTGTCGGGCAAGGTCGCCCAGATCTGCTGCCTGTTCGGACCGTCGGCGGCCGGTGGCGCCTACATCCCGTCGTTCTGCGACCTGGTGATCATGGTGGAGTCGAACGCGTCGATGTACCTCGGTTCGCCGCGGATGGCGGAGATGGTGGTAGGTGAGAAGGTCTCGCTTCAGGAGATGGGTGGTGCGCGGATGCACACCACCGTCTCCGGTTGCGGGGACCTGCTCGCCGCCGACGACGAGGAGGCGATCGAGCTCGCCAGGGAGTACTTCTCCTACCTGCCCGCGACCTGGCGCGACCAGCCGCCGGAGTTCGACGCCCGCCCGCCGGGCCGGCCGTTCACCGCCGACCTGGTGCCGGCACAGGACAGCGCGGGGTACGACATGCACGTCCTGCTGGACGCGTTGCTGGACGCGGACAGCTTCTTCGAGGTGAAGCCGCTCTACGCCGCCGAACTCATCGTCGGGTTCGGCCGACTGGAGGGACAGGTCGTCGGCATCGTCGCCAACAACCCGGCCGTGCGCGGTGGCGTGCTGTTCGTGGACAGCGCGGACAAGGCGGCGAGGTTCATCTGGCTCTGCGACGCGTTCAACGTGCCACTGGTCTATCTCGCCGACGTGCCCGGCTTCATGATCGGCAGCGAGGTCGAACGCCAGGGCATCATCCGGGCCGGTGCGAAGATGATCACCGCGGTGGCCGACGCGACCGTCCCCACGGTGTCGGTGGTCGTACGGAAGGCCTATGGAGCCGGGTTGTACGCCATGTGCGGGCCGGGCTTCTCCCCGGACGCGTGTATCGCGCTGCCCACGGCGAAGATCGCGGTGATGGGGCCGGAGGCGGCGATCAACGCCGTCTACTACAACCGCATCGCCCAGATCGAGGACGCGCAGGAGCGGGCCGCCTACGTCGAACGGCTGCGGGCGGAGTACGAACACGACATCGACATTCTCCGGCTGGCGTCCGACCTGGTGATCGACGCCATCGTGGAGCCCGCCGACCTGCGTGCGGAGATCGTGGCCCGGCTGGCCGCGGCGCAGACCAAGGACCGGCGTACCCCGGACAAACGGCGCGGCGTCCCGCCGATGTGA
- a CDS encoding heavy metal translocating P-type ATPase has protein sequence MAHAGHSEQAEQAEQAGHAGHGGHDKHAGHDPEMFRRKFWLSLLLTLPIVATSEMVMRWFGYSLDFPGITWVGPVLGTVVFLYGGWPFLAGAVAELRDRAPGMMLLISLAVVVAYVASAASSLGWFDLEFWWELAALITIMLLGHWQEMKAIGQAQGALAALAKLLPDDAERVTPDGTERVPVDALTVGDVVLVRPGARVPADGRVVDGGAEVDESMITGESRPVPRTVGDRVVAGTVATDSAVRVEVQAVGEDTALAGIARMVAQAQASGGRAQALADRFAALLFYVAVAAGVVTFAVWWLLGDLDNSVVRSVTVLVIACPHALGLAIPLVIALSTALAARAGILVKDRLALERMRTVDAVLFDKTGTLTKGQHKVVAVTTTSARTGDASPLSEDRLLAVAAAVEADSEHPLARAVVSAAKERTSPATASDFRSLAGRGVQARVDGTSYAVGGPALLREFGTAVPDDLHDTVAGWEGRGAAVLYLVRTDTGTGTNTGAYTGAHVLGAMALEDEVRPEAREAIAHLRELGVTTIAMVTGDARPVAEAVAADLGFVPGVDEVFAEVLPADKQRAVARLQERGLAVAMVGDGVNDAPALAAADVGLAIGAGTDVAIESAGVVLAASDPRAVAGVVRLSRASYRKMVQNLGWAAGYNVVAIPLAAGALAWAGVTLSPAVGAVLMSVSTIVVALNAQLLRRVRLSP, from the coding sequence ATGGCGCATGCCGGACACAGCGAGCAGGCCGAGCAGGCCGAGCAGGCCGGGCACGCCGGGCACGGCGGGCACGACAAGCACGCCGGACACGACCCGGAGATGTTCCGCCGGAAGTTCTGGCTGAGCCTGCTGCTGACGCTGCCGATCGTGGCGACCAGCGAGATGGTGATGCGATGGTTCGGCTACTCGCTGGACTTCCCCGGGATCACCTGGGTCGGCCCGGTGCTGGGCACGGTCGTCTTCCTCTACGGCGGCTGGCCCTTCCTGGCGGGAGCCGTCGCCGAGCTTCGCGACCGCGCGCCGGGGATGATGCTGCTGATCTCGCTCGCGGTCGTCGTCGCCTACGTCGCGTCCGCGGCCAGCAGCCTCGGCTGGTTCGACCTGGAGTTCTGGTGGGAGCTCGCCGCGCTGATCACCATCATGCTGCTGGGGCACTGGCAGGAGATGAAGGCGATCGGCCAGGCGCAGGGTGCCCTTGCGGCGTTGGCGAAACTGCTGCCCGACGATGCCGAGCGCGTCACGCCGGACGGCACCGAGCGGGTGCCGGTCGACGCACTGACGGTCGGTGACGTCGTACTCGTCCGGCCGGGCGCCCGGGTGCCCGCGGACGGACGGGTGGTCGACGGGGGCGCCGAGGTCGACGAGTCGATGATCACCGGGGAGTCCCGCCCGGTTCCGCGTACGGTCGGGGACCGCGTGGTCGCCGGCACCGTGGCGACCGACTCCGCCGTCCGGGTGGAGGTGCAGGCGGTCGGCGAGGACACCGCATTGGCCGGGATCGCTCGCATGGTCGCCCAGGCGCAGGCCTCCGGTGGCCGGGCACAGGCACTGGCCGACCGGTTCGCCGCGCTGTTGTTCTACGTGGCGGTCGCGGCCGGCGTCGTCACGTTCGCCGTCTGGTGGCTGCTCGGCGACCTCGACAACTCGGTGGTGCGGAGCGTCACCGTCCTGGTGATCGCCTGCCCGCACGCACTCGGCCTGGCCATCCCGTTGGTGATCGCGCTGTCCACGGCGTTGGCCGCCCGCGCCGGCATTCTCGTCAAGGACAGGTTGGCACTGGAGCGGATGCGTACCGTCGACGCGGTTCTGTTCGACAAGACCGGAACGCTGACCAAGGGACAGCACAAGGTCGTCGCCGTGACCACCACGTCCGCGCGGACCGGGGACGCCTCGCCGCTCTCAGAGGATCGGCTGCTCGCGGTGGCCGCGGCGGTCGAGGCCGACAGCGAGCACCCGCTGGCGCGCGCGGTCGTCAGTGCCGCGAAGGAACGCACCTCCCCGGCGACGGCGAGCGACTTCCGCTCCCTGGCCGGTCGCGGGGTGCAAGCCAGAGTTGACGGTACGTCGTACGCCGTCGGCGGGCCGGCGCTGCTGCGGGAGTTCGGCACGGCGGTCCCTGACGACCTGCACGACACCGTTGCCGGCTGGGAGGGGCGCGGCGCAGCCGTTCTCTACCTGGTGCGGACGGACACCGGCACCGGCACCAACACCGGCGCCTACACCGGCGCCCACGTGCTCGGCGCCATGGCGCTGGAGGACGAAGTACGCCCGGAGGCGCGGGAGGCGATCGCGCACCTGCGGGAGCTCGGCGTCACCACCATCGCCATGGTGACCGGCGACGCCCGTCCCGTCGCCGAGGCGGTCGCGGCGGACCTCGGGTTCGTCCCGGGGGTGGACGAGGTGTTCGCCGAGGTGCTCCCTGCCGACAAGCAGCGCGCTGTGGCCAGGCTGCAGGAACGCGGGCTGGCGGTCGCCATGGTGGGCGACGGCGTCAACGATGCGCCCGCCCTCGCCGCGGCCGACGTCGGCCTCGCGATCGGCGCGGGCACAGACGTGGCGATCGAGTCCGCCGGTGTGGTGCTGGCCGCCTCAGACCCGCGGGCGGTGGCCGGCGTGGTCCGGCTGTCGCGCGCGTCGTACCGCAAGATGGTGCAGAACCTCGGCTGGGCGGCCGGCTACAACGTCGTCGCGATCCCGCTGGCCGCGGGCGCCCTGGCCTGGGCCGGTGTCACCCTCAGCCCCGCCGTCGGTGCGGTGCTGATGTCGGTGTCCACGATCGTGGTGGCGCTGAACGCCCAGCTGCTCCGCCGCGTCCGGCTCTCGCCGTAG
- a CDS encoding NAD(P)H-quinone dehydrogenase — MTRVVIVGGGPGGYEAALVAAQLGAEVCVVDRDGLGGSAVLTDCVPSKTLVATAEVINQVRESGELGVRIGRSAPDSGDVSDVSTDIAKVNARVKALAHNQSEDVGRALQREGVRVVRGSGRMAGPDRVAVTLADGGTEELAADVVLLATGARPRILPDAEPDGERILTWDQVYELDELPERLVVVGSGVTGAEFAGAYNALGSDVVLVSSRDRVLPTEDADAATVIEDVFTRRGMTVLSRSRAERVERRGDGVVVTLTDGRVVEGTHCLLAVGSIPNTADLGLETAGVATDERGFIEVDKVSRTTARGVYAAGDCTGVLMLASVAAMQGRIAMAHALGDAVSPLDLEEVAATVFTAPEIATVGWSQHDLDSGRVQAVGIKLPLTRNPRAKMQGIHDGFIKLMCRPGTGIVVGGVVVAPHASELIHPVSVAVSCRLTVDQLAHAFTVYPSLSGSIAEAARRLHVRGQQAPRKDS; from the coding sequence GTGACCCGTGTCGTGATCGTCGGAGGCGGACCCGGCGGCTATGAGGCCGCCCTGGTCGCAGCCCAGCTCGGAGCCGAAGTGTGCGTCGTCGACCGGGACGGGCTGGGTGGTTCGGCCGTCCTGACCGACTGCGTGCCCAGCAAGACGCTGGTGGCGACCGCTGAGGTGATCAACCAGGTCCGCGAGTCCGGCGAGCTCGGTGTCCGGATCGGCCGGTCCGCGCCCGATTCGGGCGATGTGAGCGACGTGAGCACCGACATCGCCAAGGTCAACGCCCGGGTGAAGGCCCTGGCCCACAACCAGTCCGAGGACGTCGGCCGCGCCCTGCAGCGCGAGGGCGTGCGGGTGGTGCGCGGATCCGGCCGGATGGCCGGTCCGGACCGCGTGGCGGTCACACTGGCCGACGGGGGTACGGAGGAGCTGGCGGCCGACGTCGTACTCCTGGCCACCGGCGCCCGGCCGCGGATCCTGCCCGACGCCGAGCCCGACGGCGAGCGGATCCTGACCTGGGACCAGGTGTACGAGCTCGACGAGCTCCCCGAACGGCTGGTCGTGGTCGGCTCGGGCGTCACCGGTGCGGAGTTCGCCGGCGCCTACAACGCCCTCGGCAGCGACGTGGTGCTCGTGTCCAGCCGCGACCGGGTGCTGCCCACCGAGGACGCCGACGCGGCCACCGTCATCGAGGACGTCTTCACCCGCCGGGGGATGACCGTGCTGTCGCGTTCCCGTGCCGAACGCGTGGAGCGGCGCGGCGACGGCGTGGTGGTGACGCTGACCGACGGCCGGGTCGTCGAGGGTACGCACTGCCTGCTCGCCGTCGGCTCGATCCCGAACACCGCCGACCTCGGGCTGGAAACCGCCGGGGTGGCCACCGACGAGCGCGGGTTCATCGAGGTGGACAAGGTGTCCCGGACCACCGCGCGGGGCGTCTACGCGGCGGGGGACTGCACGGGCGTGCTGATGCTCGCGTCGGTGGCGGCCATGCAGGGCCGGATCGCGATGGCGCACGCGCTCGGGGACGCCGTCTCGCCGCTGGACCTGGAGGAGGTCGCGGCGACCGTCTTCACCGCGCCGGAGATCGCCACCGTCGGCTGGTCACAGCACGACCTCGACAGCGGACGGGTCCAGGCCGTCGGGATCAAGCTGCCGCTTACCCGGAACCCGCGGGCGAAGATGCAGGGCATCCACGACGGGTTCATCAAGCTGATGTGCCGCCCGGGCACCGGGATCGTGGTGGGCGGGGTGGTCGTCGCGCCGCACGCCAGTGAACTCATCCACCCGGTGTCGGTGGCGGTGTCCTGCCGGCTCACCGTCGACCAGCTGGCGCACGCGTTCACCGTGTATCCGTCGCTGAGCGGCTCGATCGCCGAGGCGGCCCGCCGGCTGCACGTGCGCGGCCAGCAGGCTCCGCGCAAGGACAGCTGA
- a CDS encoding acyl-CoA dehydrogenase family protein → MTFELSPEHETFREVVGDFARAEIAPHVARWDEAHHFPVEAVAAMGKLGLFGLVVPEEYGGSGGDFTSLCVAIEEIGRVDQSMGLTLEAAVGLGIGPILAWGTEEQKTRWLPDLATGQALAGFGLTEAEAGSDAGATRTRARLDGDSWVINGGKQFITNSGTPITSLVTVTARTGQADDASPEISAIIVPAGTPGFTVEPAYRKLGWHASDTHPLSFDNCRVPADHLLGERGSGLRQFLATLDEGRIAIAALATGLAQGCLDEATEYAKNRIAFGRPIGVNQGLSFQLADLRVAIEASRLLTYKAAAMKDAGRPAAELKQAAAMAKLFASEAAVTATRTATQVFGGYGFMEEYPVARFYRDAKILEIGEGTSEIQRMVIARGLGLPVA, encoded by the coding sequence ATGACCTTCGAGCTCTCTCCCGAGCACGAGACCTTCCGCGAGGTGGTCGGCGACTTCGCCCGGGCCGAGATCGCCCCGCACGTCGCCCGCTGGGACGAAGCCCACCATTTCCCCGTCGAGGCGGTGGCGGCGATGGGCAAGCTCGGGTTGTTCGGCCTGGTGGTGCCGGAGGAGTACGGCGGGAGCGGCGGCGACTTCACCAGCCTGTGCGTCGCGATCGAGGAGATCGGCCGGGTCGACCAGTCGATGGGGCTCACCCTGGAGGCCGCGGTCGGGCTCGGCATCGGCCCGATCCTGGCGTGGGGCACCGAGGAGCAGAAGACCCGATGGCTGCCCGACCTTGCCACCGGCCAGGCGCTCGCCGGGTTCGGGTTGACCGAGGCCGAGGCGGGCTCGGACGCCGGGGCCACCCGCACCCGCGCCCGTCTGGACGGCGATTCCTGGGTGATCAACGGCGGGAAGCAGTTCATCACCAACTCCGGGACACCCATCACGTCGCTGGTGACGGTGACCGCCCGCACCGGCCAGGCCGACGACGCCAGTCCGGAGATCTCCGCGATCATCGTCCCCGCCGGCACGCCCGGCTTCACCGTCGAGCCCGCCTACCGCAAGCTCGGCTGGCACGCCTCCGACACCCACCCGCTGTCGTTCGACAACTGCCGCGTCCCGGCCGACCACCTGCTGGGCGAGCGCGGCTCCGGTCTCCGGCAGTTCCTGGCGACGCTGGACGAGGGCCGGATCGCCATCGCGGCGCTGGCCACCGGGCTCGCGCAAGGCTGCCTTGACGAGGCCACGGAGTACGCGAAGAACCGGATCGCGTTCGGCCGCCCGATCGGTGTCAACCAGGGCTTGTCGTTCCAGCTCGCCGACCTGCGGGTGGCGATCGAGGCCAGCCGGCTGCTGACGTACAAGGCGGCGGCGATGAAGGACGCCGGGCGACCGGCCGCGGAGCTCAAGCAGGCGGCCGCGATGGCCAAGCTGTTCGCCAGCGAGGCCGCGGTGACCGCGACGCGCACCGCTACGCAGGTGTTCGGCGGCTACGGGTTCATGGAGGAGTACCCCGTGGCCCGCTTCTACCGTGACGCGAAGATCCTCGAGATCGGCGAGGGGACCAGCGAGATCCAGCGCATGGTGATCGCCCGCGGGCTCGGACTCCCGGTCGCCTGA
- a CDS encoding MerR family DNA-binding transcriptional regulator, which yields MPGAGADAPTWTITQLAEEYDVTLRTIRFYEDKGFLAPERRGSQRIFHARDRVRLGLVLRGRRLGFSLREIETIIGMYDAEPGEQGQLRYLLEQIGSRRRELEQRRRDIDTTLAELAEVERRCKEDLERLGAE from the coding sequence ATGCCGGGAGCAGGAGCAGACGCCCCGACCTGGACGATCACGCAGCTCGCCGAGGAGTACGACGTGACGCTGCGGACGATCCGTTTCTACGAGGACAAGGGTTTCCTGGCGCCGGAGCGCCGGGGCAGTCAGCGGATCTTCCACGCGCGCGACCGGGTGCGGCTGGGGCTGGTGCTGCGCGGGCGGCGACTGGGGTTCTCGCTGCGGGAGATCGAGACGATCATCGGGATGTACGACGCGGAGCCGGGCGAGCAGGGGCAGTTGCGCTACCTGCTGGAGCAGATCGGCTCGCGCCGCCGGGAACTGGAGCAGCGCCGCCGCGACATCGACACCACGCTCGCGGAACTGGCCGAGGTGGAGCGGCGCTGCAAGGAGGACCTGGAGCGGCTCGGCGCCGAGTGA
- a CDS encoding gamma-glutamylcyclotransferase: MTLYAAYAANLSPQEMAVRCPHSPLRGTGWMTGWRLTFGGEDHGWEGALPTVVEDPVSEVFVALYDLAPADEARLDEFEGATLGLYRKVRVWVQTLDGGVSATSYVLDAFEGGLPSARYLGILADAADHAGAPSDYTAALRRRPCRGIGQ, translated from the coding sequence GTGACCCTGTACGCCGCCTACGCGGCCAATCTCAGCCCCCAGGAGATGGCCGTGCGCTGCCCGCATTCTCCCCTTCGCGGCACCGGCTGGATGACCGGCTGGCGGCTGACGTTCGGCGGGGAGGACCACGGCTGGGAAGGCGCGCTGCCCACGGTGGTGGAGGACCCGGTCTCGGAGGTCTTCGTGGCGCTGTACGACCTCGCGCCGGCGGACGAGGCCAGGCTGGACGAGTTCGAGGGCGCCACCCTCGGCCTCTACCGCAAGGTCAGGGTGTGGGTGCAGACCCTCGACGGCGGAGTGTCCGCGACCAGTTACGTACTGGACGCGTTCGAGGGCGGCCTGCCGTCGGCCCGCTACCTCGGCATCCTCGCCGACGCCGCAGACCACGCCGGCGCGCCGTCGGACTACACCGCCGCCCTTCGCCGCCGGCCCTGCCGCGGCATCGGCCAGTGA
- a CDS encoding class I SAM-dependent methyltransferase — MSETSISKFETIESAFGAAAGTYDSARRRLVPCFDDFYGTALRFATLDLPEAPHVLDLGAGTGLFSALVAAVRPRAHLTLVDSAEPMLAEATRALSARGVAHEVRHQDLAEPLPHGPYDAVISALAIHHLGDDGKRDLYRRVLGVLAPGGVFVNAEQVAGPTPRLDELYDRWWEDDARARGSGDAELAAARARMAFDRPATAADQVGWLCEAGFTDPACPYAHLRFAVLVGWSPS; from the coding sequence ATGAGCGAGACGTCAATCTCGAAATTCGAGACGATCGAATCGGCGTTCGGTGCGGCAGCCGGGACGTACGACAGTGCACGGCGCCGGCTCGTTCCCTGCTTCGACGACTTCTACGGCACGGCCCTGCGGTTCGCCACCCTGGACCTGCCCGAGGCTCCGCACGTTCTGGACCTCGGCGCCGGTACCGGGCTCTTCTCGGCGCTGGTCGCCGCGGTGCGGCCGCGCGCCCACCTGACCCTGGTCGACTCCGCCGAGCCCATGCTGGCCGAGGCCACGAGAGCGCTGTCCGCCCGCGGGGTCGCCCACGAGGTACGCCACCAGGACCTCGCCGAGCCGCTCCCCCACGGCCCCTACGACGCGGTGATCTCCGCCCTGGCCATCCACCACCTCGGCGACGACGGCAAGCGCGACCTCTACCGCCGCGTCCTCGGCGTCCTCGCACCCGGCGGCGTCTTCGTCAACGCCGAGCAGGTCGCCGGGCCGACTCCCCGGCTGGACGAGCTGTACGACAGGTGGTGGGAGGACGACGCGCGCGCCCGCGGGTCCGGCGACGCCGAGCTCGCCGCCGCCCGGGCGCGGATGGCCTTCGACCGCCCCGCCACCGCCGCCGACCAGGTGGGCTGGCTGTGCGAGGCAGGCTTCACCGACCCGGCCTGCCCGTACGCCCACTTGCGGTTCGCGGTCCTGGTCGGCTGGTCACCGAGCTGA
- a CDS encoding SPW repeat protein, whose protein sequence is MSSQRLPIEEHPDITELQGRYERIGQKPAVQMGAGLIVLAGLFVALSPWIAGFATSTPLTVNNLVVGLTAVALALGFAASFRSTHGLSWVVPLLGVWTILAPWVMYNADHSLRVILCNVIGGAVLFLLGMAVLGSGMIRRKNERT, encoded by the coding sequence ATGTCGTCCCAGCGGCTCCCTATTGAGGAGCACCCCGATATAACCGAACTCCAGGGACGTTACGAAAGAATTGGCCAGAAGCCCGCCGTGCAGATGGGCGCCGGGCTGATCGTACTGGCCGGGTTGTTCGTCGCGTTGTCGCCGTGGATCGCGGGATTCGCCACGTCGACCCCGCTCACGGTCAACAACCTGGTCGTCGGGCTCACCGCGGTCGCGCTGGCACTCGGCTTCGCCGCGTCGTTCCGCTCGACGCACGGACTGAGCTGGGTGGTGCCGCTGCTCGGTGTGTGGACGATCCTCGCACCCTGGGTGATGTACAACGCCGATCACAGCCTTCGGGTGATCTTGTGCAACGTCATCGGCGGCGCGGTGCTGTTCTTGTTGGGCATGGCCGTACTCGGTTCGGGGATGATACGCCGCAAGAACGAACGCACCTGA
- a CDS encoding biotin carboxylase N-terminal domain-containing protein: protein MSTISKVLIANRGEIAVRIARACRDAGVASVAVYADPDRDALHVRVADEAYALDGATPADSYLAIDKLVDVARRAGADAVHPGYGFLAENAGFATAVADAGLIWIGPPPAAIDALGDKVKARHIAQKVGAPLVPGTADPVADAEEVLAFAREHGLPVAIKAAYGGGGRGLKVARTEEEIPELFDSAVREAVSAFGRGECFVERYLDRPRHVETQCLADTHGNVVVVSTRDCSLQRRHQKLVEEAPAPFLSAEQLDTLYSASKAILREAGYVGAGTCEFLVGQDGTISFLEVNTRLQVEHPVSEEVTGLDLVREQLRVAAGEPLGYDDPAVRGHSIEFRINAEDAGRNFLPAPGTLTRWHPPSGPGVRLDEGYDQGETVPGAFDSLIAKLVVTGRDREHALARSRRALAEFVADGMPTVLPFHRAVLESPAFTAADGEFAVHTRWIETEFDNTIAPYDGPTEAAEAPERERITVEVDGKRLEVVLPAGLGATGAAQAGGARKPPRRGGGARAGASASGDTLTSPMQGTLVKVAVEEGQAVQAGDLIVVLEAMKMEQPVNAHKAGTVAGLSAQVGSTVTAGAPLCEIKE from the coding sequence GTGTCGACCATCAGCAAGGTGCTCATCGCCAACCGTGGCGAGATCGCCGTCCGGATCGCGCGGGCGTGCCGGGACGCGGGCGTGGCCAGCGTCGCCGTGTACGCCGATCCCGACCGGGACGCGCTGCACGTCCGGGTCGCCGACGAGGCGTACGCACTGGACGGCGCGACCCCGGCGGACAGCTACCTCGCGATCGACAAGCTGGTCGACGTCGCCCGGCGTGCCGGAGCAGACGCGGTGCACCCCGGCTACGGCTTCCTCGCCGAGAACGCCGGGTTCGCGACCGCGGTCGCCGACGCCGGCCTCATCTGGATCGGGCCCCCACCGGCCGCGATCGACGCCCTCGGCGACAAGGTCAAGGCCCGCCACATCGCGCAGAAGGTCGGCGCCCCGCTGGTTCCCGGCACCGCCGACCCGGTCGCCGACGCCGAGGAGGTGCTGGCGTTCGCCCGCGAGCACGGCCTGCCGGTGGCGATCAAGGCGGCGTACGGCGGCGGTGGCCGGGGCCTGAAGGTCGCCCGCACCGAGGAGGAGATTCCCGAGCTGTTCGACTCGGCGGTGCGGGAGGCGGTCTCGGCGTTCGGGCGCGGTGAGTGTTTCGTGGAGCGCTACCTCGACCGGCCGCGGCACGTGGAGACGCAGTGCCTGGCCGACACCCACGGCAACGTCGTGGTGGTGTCCACCCGTGACTGCTCGCTGCAGCGCCGCCACCAGAAGCTGGTCGAGGAGGCCCCGGCGCCGTTCCTGTCCGCCGAGCAGCTGGACACTCTCTACTCCGCCAGCAAGGCGATCCTGCGCGAGGCCGGCTACGTCGGCGCGGGCACCTGCGAGTTCCTGGTCGGCCAGGACGGCACCATCAGCTTCCTCGAGGTCAACACCCGGCTGCAGGTCGAGCACCCGGTGTCGGAGGAGGTCACCGGGCTCGATCTCGTGCGCGAACAGCTGCGGGTCGCCGCGGGTGAGCCGCTGGGCTACGACGACCCGGCCGTGCGCGGGCACTCCATCGAGTTCCGGATCAACGCCGAGGACGCCGGCCGCAACTTCCTGCCCGCGCCCGGCACGCTGACCCGCTGGCACCCGCCGTCCGGTCCCGGCGTACGACTGGACGAGGGATACGACCAGGGCGAGACGGTGCCCGGCGCGTTCGACTCGCTGATCGCCAAGCTGGTCGTCACCGGGCGCGACCGCGAGCACGCGCTGGCCCGCTCCCGCCGGGCGCTCGCGGAGTTCGTCGCCGACGGCATGCCCACCGTGCTGCCGTTCCACCGCGCGGTGCTGGAGTCGCCGGCGTTCACCGCGGCCGACGGCGAGTTCGCGGTGCACACACGCTGGATCGAGACCGAGTTCGACAACACCATCGCCCCCTACGATGGGCCCACCGAGGCCGCCGAGGCGCCCGAGCGCGAGCGGATCACCGTCGAGGTGGACGGCAAGCGGCTGGAAGTCGTGCTCCCGGCCGGGCTCGGTGCCACCGGCGCGGCCCAGGCCGGCGGCGCCCGCAAGCCGCCGCGCCGCGGCGGCGGCGCCCGCGCCGGTGCCAGCGCCTCCGGTGACACCCTCACCTCTCCCATGCAGGGGACGCTGGTGAAGGTCGCGGTCGAGGAGGGCCAGGCGGTGCAGGCCGGCGACCTGATCGTCGTCCTCGAGGCGATGAAGATGGAACAACCGGTCAACGCGCACAAGGCGGGCACCGTGGCGGGGCTGTCCGCACAGGTCGGCAGCACGGTGACGGCCGGCGCCCCGCTCTGCGAGATCAAGGAGTGA